The sequence GCGTAGACGCATACGATATAGAAATATCTGGTTAAGAGCCATATAACAAGCCATAGCACGTACACACTGACACAGCTAACCCCTATCCTATCCCTAAAACTCTCAAGGACTTCTTATGAAAAAATTACTGTTCATTGTCTTAGCATCTACTGTTGGCATTAGTGCCTGTGCGTCAAACGGTACATCAAATGGCTCAAACGATCGCAACCATCAAAGACCTGCTATGTCAGCAGACATGAAACAAGCCATGAATGATTGTGCTCAAAGAGCTGGCGTAAAAATGAATAAAGACAGTCGTCCAAGTAAAAGCGATATGAAGAAAATAGATTCATGCATGAGTGCAAAAGGGTTTGAGAAGCCTGCAGGCCAAGGTCGTCACTAATAACTGGTATTTGTTAGATGATCATTGATGAAAGGCCACTCTTTAGGGAGTGGCCTTTTTGTTGGGTTGGGTTTTAATATAAGATTAAGTTAGCAGCTTACTACAACTTGATAACCTACGTTTTTAGTCAACAATATTCATTATGCAAAAATACCTCCTTCTGAATATTTACTTAACTTATCAACATAACCTTCGGTACTGTTAAGAGCATAAATATCAGGCGCTTCAACGAATTCAAGCCAACCCTTCTTCATCCACATTTCAATTATATCCTTACCCATAATTGAGATTAGATTTGCAAGTTGTGCATGTGGAGATGGAAAGTAATACACAATTAGATACACTGAAACTCTAACAGTTTTATTAAAAGAAAAAATTTCTTTAATGTAGTCACTATCAGATGAGTCAAGTGAGTGACCCCATATGTATACTTCATATGGCTTTGCAAGCATATAATTTGTATCGTCTCTAGTGTTCCTTTCTAAAATATTTAGACTCTGATTACCAGAAAGGAATTTATAGTTAGTGTCATTAACTAGTTTTTGGTAATATTTAACAAACCCATATGCTTTTTGGTTAACTAATAATTCATTTTCTAATTCTGATATTCCAAGAACAATATTATCAGCGCCTGCTTTACCATGTAGGAAATTTTGATGTGCTGTTTCATATAATCTACTAGTAGTAGATGAGTAATTAAAACTATAGATATCATCTAAATTACAAAGTGCTTTAGGTCTTTGCAATTTAGACCTTGGTACCAAACTTTCAACTAATTCAATATACCTAGAGAAAATATCTATAAAAGACGATAAGTGATAATTCATATTTTCTATTACTTTATAGATATGGACACCAGTTGTTTTACCTTTATATTTCTTTACATAGTCATCGTTTAAACTTAGTTCTTCAAATGCTGGACTCGGTCTACCAAATCCGGTAAGTGGATCGTAACCATATTGTTGATTCATATCGTCAAACCCAAATTTATTGACTTCTATAAAGTTTCCTTTATCTTCGTATATATATGTATTTCGTAAAATACCCAGCTTTAGCAAGACGTTGAGAT is a genomic window of Psychrobacter cibarius containing:
- a CDS encoding AbiH family protein is translated as MSERKKILILGNGFDLAHFLPTKYEHFITAMRAVEDADSNEHLLFDNIFHELLASEDFFLNRTKEMYKTEDVKISVESLILLKEKLSNNGWFQYFKDYLDSGIDTWIDFENEIKNVLDIVCSVLDKNSDKNEMIDIKYYGSDLNIIADEFFEDFNTNKNHYLNVLLKLGILRNTYIYEDKGNFIEVNKFGFDDMNQQYGYDPLTGFGRPSPAFEELSLNDDYVKKYKGKTTGVHIYKVIENMNYHLSSFIDIFSRYIELVESLVPRSKLQRPKALCNLDDIYSFNYSSTTSRLYETAHQNFLHGKAGADNIVLGISELENELLVNQKAYGFVKYYQKLVNDTNYKFLSGNQSLNILERNTRDDTNYMLAKPYEVYIWGHSLDSSDSDYIKEIFSFNKTVRVSVYLIVYYFPSPHAQLANLISIMGKDIIEMWMKKGWLEFVEAPDIYALNSTEGYVDKLSKYSEGGIFA